The following proteins are co-located in the Telopea speciosissima isolate NSW1024214 ecotype Mountain lineage chromosome 9, Tspe_v1, whole genome shotgun sequence genome:
- the LOC122640421 gene encoding E3 ubiquitin-protein ligase WAV3-like isoform X3, whose amino-acid sequence MVVLLQNLCAICLEALSYNSTTVGSPGQTVFTAQCSHAFHFSCISSNVRHGSVTCPICRAHWTKLPRNLNPPPLHISSLPCVNQSDPILRILDDSIATFRVHRRYSLRSARYDDDDPVEPDLTQPPQPRLHLTLIPIPPFTPLPPLPPPSRQLIAGPTSYQQGLTPSGPPSNRAYLCVSLAHHQATDLVLVASPNGPHLRLLKQSMALVVFSLRSIDRLAIVTYSSAATRAFPLRRMTSHGKRTALQVIDRIFHMGEADPAEGLKKGIKILDDRAHKNPRSCILHLSDSPTRSYLGHEIDMEIPIPVHRFHVGFGFGTSNGFVMHEIEDFLARLLGGVIRDTQLRIGEHGGVVRLGELRGREERRISLDMGDSEFICVGYSYMEGGVDDCIISGEIVVGVDDKRESHSGQSAGGREVSIGGRTSAEGWDYHDPYMARRWARHLHGYRL is encoded by the coding sequence ATGGTGGTGTTGTTGCAGAATTTGTGTGCGATATGTCTGGAGGCCTTGAGTTACAACAGCACGACAGTGGGAAGCCCAGGGCAAACTGTATTCACGGCGCAGTGCTCACACGCATTCCACTTCAGTTGCATCTCCTCCAACGTCCGCCATGGGAGCGTCACCTGCCCCATTTGCAGAGCGCACTGGACAAAGCTCCCACGCAACCTCAACCCACCTCCTCTCCATATTTCTTCCCTCCCTTGCGTCAACCAATCCGATCCCATCCTCCGCATCCTCGACGACTCCATCGCCACCTTTCGAGTCCACAGGCGCTACTCCCTCCGCTCCGCCCGCTACGACGACGATGACCCTGTGGAGCCTGACCTCACTCAGCCGCCCCAGCCACGCCTCCACCTCACTCTCATCCCAATTCCCCCCTTCACTCCTCTTCCTCCATTACCACCTCCATCTCGGCAACTAATAGCAGGGCCCACTTCGTACCAACAAGGATTAACACCATCGGGACCACCGAGTAACAGAGCTTATCTCTGTGTCTCACTAGCACACCACCAGGCGACAGACCTCGTCCTGGTGGCCAGCCCCAATGGACCACACTTGAGGCTCCTCAAGCAATCCATGGCATTGGTAGTATTCTCCCTTCGCTCCATTGACCGTCTGGCCATCGTCACCTACTCGTCCGCCGCAACACGCGCCTTCCCCTTGCGACGAATGACATCCCATGGGAAACGTACGGCACTGCAAGTTATCGATCgcattttccacatgggtgagGCCGACCCAGCTGAAGGCCTCAAGAAAGGCATCAAGATACTGGACGATCGTGCTCACAAGAACCCCAGGTCCTGCATCCTGCACCTCTCTGATAGCCCCACAAGGTCGTATCTTGGCCATGAAATTGACATGGAAATCCCCATTCCGGTACATAGGTTTCACGTTGGGTTTGGCTTCGGCACCTCCAATGGATTCGTGATGCATGAAATCGAAGATTTTTTGGCTAGACTGCTGGGCGGCGTTATCAGAGACACGCAGTTGAGAATTGGAGAGCACGGAGGGGTCGTAAGGCTTGGGGAactaaggggaagagaggagaggagaattTCTCTAGACATGGGTGACTCTGAATTCATTTGTGTTGGGTATAGCTATATGGAGGGTGGGGTGGATGACTGTATAATAAGTGGCGAAATAGTAGTGGGGGTAGACGATAAACGGGAAAGCCATAGTGGTCAATCAGCTGGGGGGAGAGAGGTTAGCATAGGCGGGAGAACCAGTGCTGAGGGTTGGGATTACCATGATCCTTACATGGCTAGAAGGTGGGCAAGACATTTGCATGGATATAGGCTCTGA
- the LOC122640421 gene encoding E3 ubiquitin-protein ligase WAV3-like isoform X2, with translation MVGASSFRKAATKIKFPCGSFSRSEQPEDDAIVDNNENASKIVEEMESGGVSKNLCAICLEALSYNSTTVGSPGQTVFTAQCSHAFHFSCISSNVRHGSVTCPICRAHWTKLPRNLNPPPLHISSLPCVNQSDPILRILDDSIATFRVHRRYSLRSARYDDDDPVEPDLTQPPQPRLHLTLIPIPPFTPLPPLPPPSRQLIAGPTSYQQGLTPSGPPSNRAYLCVSLAHHQATDLVLVASPNGPHLRLLKQSMALVVFSLRSIDRLAIVTYSSAATRAFPLRRMTSHGKRTALQVIDRIFHMGEADPAEGLKKGIKILDDRAHKNPRSCILHLSDSPTRSYLGHEIDMEIPIPVHRFHVGFGFGTSNGFVMHEIEDFLARLLGGVIRDTQLRIGEHGGVVRLGELRGREERRISLDMGDSEFICVGYSYMEGGVDDCIISGEIVVGVDDKRESHSGQSAGGREVSIGGRTSAEGWDYHDPYMARRWARHLHGYRL, from the exons ATGGTAGGAGCCTCGAGTTTTAGAAAAGCAGCGACAAAAATCAAATTTCCTTGTGGTTCGTTCTCAAGGAGCGAACAACCTGAAGACGATGCCATCGTCGACAATAAT GAAAATGCCTCAAAGATCGTAGAGGAGATGGAATCCGGTGGCGTCAGCAAG AATTTGTGTGCGATATGTCTGGAGGCCTTGAGTTACAACAGCACGACAGTGGGAAGCCCAGGGCAAACTGTATTCACGGCGCAGTGCTCACACGCATTCCACTTCAGTTGCATCTCCTCCAACGTCCGCCATGGGAGCGTCACCTGCCCCATTTGCAGAGCGCACTGGACAAAGCTCCCACGCAACCTCAACCCACCTCCTCTCCATATTTCTTCCCTCCCTTGCGTCAACCAATCCGATCCCATCCTCCGCATCCTCGACGACTCCATCGCCACCTTTCGAGTCCACAGGCGCTACTCCCTCCGCTCCGCCCGCTACGACGACGATGACCCTGTGGAGCCTGACCTCACTCAGCCGCCCCAGCCACGCCTCCACCTCACTCTCATCCCAATTCCCCCCTTCACTCCTCTTCCTCCATTACCACCTCCATCTCGGCAACTAATAGCAGGGCCCACTTCGTACCAACAAGGATTAACACCATCGGGACCACCGAGTAACAGAGCTTATCTCTGTGTCTCACTAGCACACCACCAGGCGACAGACCTCGTCCTGGTGGCCAGCCCCAATGGACCACACTTGAGGCTCCTCAAGCAATCCATGGCATTGGTAGTATTCTCCCTTCGCTCCATTGACCGTCTGGCCATCGTCACCTACTCGTCCGCCGCAACACGCGCCTTCCCCTTGCGACGAATGACATCCCATGGGAAACGTACGGCACTGCAAGTTATCGATCgcattttccacatgggtgagGCCGACCCAGCTGAAGGCCTCAAGAAAGGCATCAAGATACTGGACGATCGTGCTCACAAGAACCCCAGGTCCTGCATCCTGCACCTCTCTGATAGCCCCACAAGGTCGTATCTTGGCCATGAAATTGACATGGAAATCCCCATTCCGGTACATAGGTTTCACGTTGGGTTTGGCTTCGGCACCTCCAATGGATTCGTGATGCATGAAATCGAAGATTTTTTGGCTAGACTGCTGGGCGGCGTTATCAGAGACACGCAGTTGAGAATTGGAGAGCACGGAGGGGTCGTAAGGCTTGGGGAactaaggggaagagaggagaggagaattTCTCTAGACATGGGTGACTCTGAATTCATTTGTGTTGGGTATAGCTATATGGAGGGTGGGGTGGATGACTGTATAATAAGTGGCGAAATAGTAGTGGGGGTAGACGATAAACGGGAAAGCCATAGTGGTCAATCAGCTGGGGGGAGAGAGGTTAGCATAGGCGGGAGAACCAGTGCTGAGGGTTGGGATTACCATGATCCTTACATGGCTAGAAGGTGGGCAAGACATTTGCATGGATATAGGCTCTGA
- the LOC122640421 gene encoding E3 ubiquitin-protein ligase WAV3-like isoform X1, whose amino-acid sequence MVGASSFRKAATKIKFPCGSFSRSEQPEDDAIVDNNISGSSLSMKRENASKIVEEMESGGVSKNLCAICLEALSYNSTTVGSPGQTVFTAQCSHAFHFSCISSNVRHGSVTCPICRAHWTKLPRNLNPPPLHISSLPCVNQSDPILRILDDSIATFRVHRRYSLRSARYDDDDPVEPDLTQPPQPRLHLTLIPIPPFTPLPPLPPPSRQLIAGPTSYQQGLTPSGPPSNRAYLCVSLAHHQATDLVLVASPNGPHLRLLKQSMALVVFSLRSIDRLAIVTYSSAATRAFPLRRMTSHGKRTALQVIDRIFHMGEADPAEGLKKGIKILDDRAHKNPRSCILHLSDSPTRSYLGHEIDMEIPIPVHRFHVGFGFGTSNGFVMHEIEDFLARLLGGVIRDTQLRIGEHGGVVRLGELRGREERRISLDMGDSEFICVGYSYMEGGVDDCIISGEIVVGVDDKRESHSGQSAGGREVSIGGRTSAEGWDYHDPYMARRWARHLHGYRL is encoded by the exons ATGGTAGGAGCCTCGAGTTTTAGAAAAGCAGCGACAAAAATCAAATTTCCTTGTGGTTCGTTCTCAAGGAGCGAACAACCTGAAGACGATGCCATCGTCGACAATAAT atCTCGGGCTCGTCTCTTTCAATGAAGCGGGAAAATGCCTCAAAGATCGTAGAGGAGATGGAATCCGGTGGCGTCAGCAAG AATTTGTGTGCGATATGTCTGGAGGCCTTGAGTTACAACAGCACGACAGTGGGAAGCCCAGGGCAAACTGTATTCACGGCGCAGTGCTCACACGCATTCCACTTCAGTTGCATCTCCTCCAACGTCCGCCATGGGAGCGTCACCTGCCCCATTTGCAGAGCGCACTGGACAAAGCTCCCACGCAACCTCAACCCACCTCCTCTCCATATTTCTTCCCTCCCTTGCGTCAACCAATCCGATCCCATCCTCCGCATCCTCGACGACTCCATCGCCACCTTTCGAGTCCACAGGCGCTACTCCCTCCGCTCCGCCCGCTACGACGACGATGACCCTGTGGAGCCTGACCTCACTCAGCCGCCCCAGCCACGCCTCCACCTCACTCTCATCCCAATTCCCCCCTTCACTCCTCTTCCTCCATTACCACCTCCATCTCGGCAACTAATAGCAGGGCCCACTTCGTACCAACAAGGATTAACACCATCGGGACCACCGAGTAACAGAGCTTATCTCTGTGTCTCACTAGCACACCACCAGGCGACAGACCTCGTCCTGGTGGCCAGCCCCAATGGACCACACTTGAGGCTCCTCAAGCAATCCATGGCATTGGTAGTATTCTCCCTTCGCTCCATTGACCGTCTGGCCATCGTCACCTACTCGTCCGCCGCAACACGCGCCTTCCCCTTGCGACGAATGACATCCCATGGGAAACGTACGGCACTGCAAGTTATCGATCgcattttccacatgggtgagGCCGACCCAGCTGAAGGCCTCAAGAAAGGCATCAAGATACTGGACGATCGTGCTCACAAGAACCCCAGGTCCTGCATCCTGCACCTCTCTGATAGCCCCACAAGGTCGTATCTTGGCCATGAAATTGACATGGAAATCCCCATTCCGGTACATAGGTTTCACGTTGGGTTTGGCTTCGGCACCTCCAATGGATTCGTGATGCATGAAATCGAAGATTTTTTGGCTAGACTGCTGGGCGGCGTTATCAGAGACACGCAGTTGAGAATTGGAGAGCACGGAGGGGTCGTAAGGCTTGGGGAactaaggggaagagaggagaggagaattTCTCTAGACATGGGTGACTCTGAATTCATTTGTGTTGGGTATAGCTATATGGAGGGTGGGGTGGATGACTGTATAATAAGTGGCGAAATAGTAGTGGGGGTAGACGATAAACGGGAAAGCCATAGTGGTCAATCAGCTGGGGGGAGAGAGGTTAGCATAGGCGGGAGAACCAGTGCTGAGGGTTGGGATTACCATGATCCTTACATGGCTAGAAGGTGGGCAAGACATTTGCATGGATATAGGCTCTGA